The Euphorbia lathyris chromosome 4, ddEupLath1.1, whole genome shotgun sequence genomic interval GTTTTTCTTTTCGATTCGATGGATCAGCATACTGAATTAGGGTTTAATTGACGTTGACTAGGTTAATTACTGATGAGTTGATTTTGGCAATTCTGCTACATTGGTTGTTATGATGGGTTTTATGAATTTAGGGGCAGATTTGCTTAATTTATGCGTTATTTTAATTGCATGTCTTAGGGTGGTTGTCTATTTCTCATGTATGTTGTGATTATGTTaggtttttttattagttttacTGATGTGACTGAAACTCTAAATCATGTGTATTGCTGTTTACTgctgatattttttttagaatcaacaaGTTAGATCATGATTATATCATACGACTCTTGAGTAGTTTGATTTTTTAAAGATTGTATTTCTGGGAGTTAACTGTTAAGGGTATGGTTTTATTTAATCTGTGTAATTTCGACTATGATTCAGTTCAAGGAGTTGGCCCAAGCTTATGAAGTTTTAAGTGACCCAGAAAAACGTGAGATATATGATCAGTATGGTGAAGATGCCCTGAAGGAAGGAatgggtggtggtggtggtggtcaTGATCCATTCGACAttttccaatccttctttggtGGCAGTCCGTTCGGCGGTGAGGATTCTAAAGACCATAACGTTTCGGTTCATGAATTCATTTTTCTTTCACtgttaatagtttttttttatgttcaGGTGGTGGTAGCAGCAGAGGCCGTAGGCAGAGGAGGGGTGAGGATGTGACTCATCCTCTCAAAGTTTCCTTGGAAGACCTCTATAATGGAACCTCCAAGAAGCTATCTTTATCACGGAATGTAATCTGCTCTAAGTGCAAAGGGTTAGTCTTTGAACTAATGACATGTTCATTCATGTATAAAGTTTTCCTGTTTTGGTGGTTTACTTGGTTTTCATTTTATTGTGAAATATTTGCAGTAAAGGGTCCAAGTCAGGTGCATCAATGAAATGTTCAGGTTGCCAAGGTTCTGGAATGAAGGTTTCCATTAGACACCTTGGTCCCTCTATGATCCAGCAAATGCAACATCCTTGCAATGAATGCAAGGGTACTGGGGAGACCATTAATGACAAGGATCGGTGCCCTCAATGCAAGGGtgaaaaggttgttcaggaGAAGAAAGTTTTGGAAGTCGTTGTTGAGAAGGGTATGCAAAATGGACAGAAGATTACATTCCCTGGAGAAGCTGATGAAGCTGTGAGTTATATTTCACTTTTTCTCCATAGTATTTTTCTTATTGAGTTTAGCCTTTTGATGAATTACTTGTTCGATTGACTTATTAGCTTACTCATTGGTCTGTGCTATTTTTTGCAGCCTGATACTGTCACAGGAGATATAGTTTTTATCCTACAGCAGAGAGAGCATCCTAAGTTTAAACGAAGGGGAGATGACCTAATTGTTGAGCACACCTTGTCTCTAACGGAGGCTCTCTGTGGTTTCCAGTTCATATTGACCCATTTAGATGGAAGGCAGCTCCTCATAAAGTCCCAGCCTGGGGAAGTTGTGAAACCTGGTAATCACTTAAATTCTTCAGCTGtcttgtgtgtgtgtgtgtgggtGGGAGTAAGTAGGTAGATGTGCCTAAGGTGATAGATGAGTTTGTTGTTTCTGGATTTGCTTTTATGTGTGGCTTGCAACCTATGAACTCCTCAGCAGCGTCTATGATTTTGGCTAATTGGAGCTTACTCTTTAGCTAGAACTTCTAAACTGATGATAATTTCTACTCCACaatttgtaattatttatattttacgTTCACTGTTATAGTCATCTATTGAGTATAAACaccaatttttattattataatacttttaaaatgttcctatatttttaatatttgcaTGTTTCCCCATGTTTGTGGTTTATATAGTTAATTGTTTCTTTTTTGTCAATTAATGATATTAATGAATTCCATTCATGGCAGATCAATTCAAGGCTATAAATGATGAGGGGATGCCAATGTACCAGAGGCCGTTTATGAGGGGGAAGTTGTACATTCATTTCAGTGTTGAATTCCCAGAATCTCTTCCCCCAGATCAGTGCAAAGCCCTAGAGGCTGCGCTTCCGTCGAGAACATCAGTCCAATTGTCAGACATGGAGCTGGATGAATGCGAGGAGACCACTTTGCATGATGTGAACTTTGAGGAAGAGATGCGGAGAAAGCAACAGCAGAGTGCAGAGGcatatgatgaagatgaagatatgCATGGTGGTGCGCAGAGAGTGCAATGCGCACAGCAGTAGGTGTTCTGTGAGAATAAGATTCTCAAACCAGTACTAGTGTTTGAACTAAACAAACTAtgcctttttttattttttatttaataatattttttatttttgcgtTGTAAGCGTTGTAAGGGTTGTGCTCTACGGATTTGTAGCTTGCCATATAGTATTTTTTTGTGTGTCACATGGTTATAATCTTTTGAATTATTTTTGTTGATATTGGAGAAAtggaattgtaaaaaaaaaaaagcacttTGGGACAGAACTAGGAGTGAGATTTTGGGGAGGATTTAAATGTGTGATTATTGTTGATCGAAGTTATAAtgaaccaaattaaaaaaaaacaagagaTTTATAGAAGTTGAAAAGCGGCTATGGACGGTCTATGTTAAGACTAGGAGTGGATTTGATTACGAATTTGGTGGATATTTTACCATCTGTTTCATCagttattattttaaattttgtgGTTCAAATTGTGCAGTTGGTAAACTTGTATCTTTTGTAGATTTGATAAACTACAAAATCCctgtttatttttgttgtaCTCTTCCATTCCATttttctttgtatgaaatataCCGAAAACTCTAATTCATCTTCCTCTTACTTAACCGGCTTCTACATAGAGGAGCCAGAATCTAAAGTCAGAGGGTTCCATTATGTGGACTTGaggttttgttttttctttttatatctcACAATACAAACGATTTAACTTCATTACTCGACTAGTTTACAATTCAACTCAATAATATATAATCATAAATATAAATAGTCATCACACCAataataaacatttttttttatcataaataTCAGTATATTGTTTGTATATTGATTTTGATGAAATTCCTAATTGATTTAAACACAATTTAGAAGCATATAAGGAATTATAAAAAAGAGTAGCATGCAAATTAAAAAGGCAGTGACCAACAGCTCACCTCCGGGCAAAATCAGTTTAAACAGGTAAATATAAACTGTCGGTTATATCCctaattaaaaacttaaaaaaactcTAAAATAAATGAGTAGAAAGGACCTCTCTCTGCTCAGTGACTCAATCAGTAATGAAAGCTCCTTTCTcctctctcttttctttttctttttctatttgcGATTATGCTTTGGATACAGAATGAGAATTTCTAATAtgtaacataattttttttaactcgtTCTATTAAAAACGACGTCTGTTTTTGGTTTAGTAAAACAACATTTTATTTTAGggcaaattaaaataaaattagagaaGATGGGGGACATTGTCTTCCATGATTGGGGTGGGCAGGATCCATGGATCCTcattaataaaattagagaagatgcgacaactcttgtcgcatttgcgatgaAATGTgacaactgttgtcgcatttgtgacgaaatgcgacaaagttcatcacaaatgcgataacaatggaggaaaatggtggaaaattgaaacgataaaattacagatgaagaaagaggtaAGACCAGCGAAAAAAGcaggcgtataagctaaaaacatacaatttctactaaaaaatcgctaacgattgatatcagaaatcgaagaagatgaagaaccagaaccagaagaagaagatgaagcggaagaagaagaagcatgagcagaagaagaagaagaagaagaagaagaagaagaagaagaagaagaagaagaagaagaagaaaaagatgaaGCGGAAGAAGAAGCAGGAGCAGATCCATCGATTAATAGAACTAgggctaattactaatctagcccATTTGAGGGgtccattaacatatttgatccactttgtttccattttaccaaattagacactttcatccactttggataagaatacccttatttcaattcaccttcttcctcaGACTCTCAACGTCTTCCTCGCCATCCTAAACCGACAAAAGGcggtggtttatagagagaagagaTTATGTTTCGTTCAAACCTTTGAAGAATTAGCGTATGCGGAAGAGGATTGGGACGGAAAGCTCAAAAAAatgagaaacaaaaaaaatctaataattGAACTGCtgtgttgtcgcatttgtgacgaattcgtcacaaatgcgataagagttgtcgcatttgcgataAGAGTTATCGCAGCGACAACtcctgtcgcatttgtgacgaaatgcgacaactcttgtcgcatttgtgacgaaatgcgacaactcttgtcgcatttgcgacaataatggaggaaaatggaggaaattgaaacaataATGTTACGGATGAAGAAAGAACAGATGtataagataaaaatatatcATTTCTATGAGAAATTGAATataatacttcaataatctcaaaaatcggtATCACAAATCgaaaaagatgaattgaaaaaaaagttgaaataaagaagaagaagtttgaaaCACAGAAACACAGAGGCAGAGTGAAAATTACCTACAAGTGAGGAGAATGGGAAGCACAGAGAGCATGGAAGCTGGAAGAGTTCCTTCAGGAGATAAGGGAAGATTAAAGGATTTTGAGATCTGCGAATGCAACTTATCAAGACATTTCTTCAAGGTAGTTTGAAAATTGGGTTGGTTACCATGATTGGAGAGCGCAGCAAGCAAGATGGGAAATATAGTATCGACTTCATCGATTGGAGTGGAAATAAATTGAGATTTTCTTACTTTTCTCTTGCGATTGCCAGACTTCATCTTCCCCATTTCTTACTCTGCAATAGAAGTAAGgataattttatccaaaatagatgaaagtgtctaatttggtgagatggaagcaaagtgagtTAAATATGTAGACACCCCTTTAGTTAgtctagatttgtaatttgccGTTTTGTGGCTAATTGCTAATCTAGTCCATTTGAGAGGGTCTATTAACATATTTGATAGATTTCGCTTTCATTTTACTAAATTAGACATTTTCATtcattttggacaaaaataaCTTAACCTTCCCCGACCTCCTTATCCTTTCAATTTCTTTCaaatttttataacaaaattcaataattcaatccaagatttaattatATACATACATTATTCAAGTTCatttaaatattatttcttCATTTTACATACACATTATTCAAGTAGACAGTTGGTTATTTAAATGTTTTCTCATTGAACCCGTCATTTCTGATTTCCTCTATTTTTTTCGCATTGATAGTTGCTCCTGTCGCATTGCGACAACTGTTGTCGTATCTGTGATGAAATTTATCGCATCTGCGACAAAATTGCTCCTATAGCAGATGCAacaactgttgtcgcatttgtaaCGAAATTTGTCGTATCGTCATAAATGCgaaaaatggaggaaattgaaacgataccgttacagatgaagaaagaggcaagaccatcGAAAAAAAAACCGATTTATAAGCtaacggggcgtttggtattctattgggatagagaTAGGGATAAAAGTTGAGATAggaataaggataaatggttgagataaggataaaaatatgatagtcgagaattgttattcaatgtttggtatgtgggatatggattaggataaaataatacattttactattttaaccttattgaaactacataacattaatttgagggataagatggacttttccatcctattaaaatcgcagtagcttatcccacctccttataccacacCCCTCCtcggtataggatttgagggataagaagcttatccctcatccgtctcactcttctatctcccaaacaaacacgagataacttatctcgtgtttttttatccCAATCCCACCTCCtctatcccttctaacaaacaccccgtaaaATTATACTGTTTCTACTGTAAAGTTTCATCTGTTTTGTGTTTCCTTTTCAAAATTTAGTAtacttcaataatctcaaaatcgCTAACGAAACCAAACTCATCATATATATTTCTAAGATCATCAAATTCAAAGGacatttatataaatatttcatTTCTACTTTTGGTTTTGGGTTGGGCTCTCTTTAactttttttctattttggttTGGGGTGGCGAAGAAGACATCGAGAatctgaggaagaagatgaattgaaataagaGTATCCTTGTCTTAGTGGATcaaagtgtctaatttgataagatgaaaaaaaaatgtcaaatatGTTAATGAACCCCtttaattgggctagatttgtaattagcccttttttttcaatcaaataaataatatattagaaAACAAACTAAGCAAGCAGCGATTGTAAATTAAAAACCTAATTAAACAATAAACAAATCTATCTTTGACTTGGTTATATATAGTACAATATTCAGATTTCAATTTTTCCCCCAAACATGAATAC includes:
- the LOC136226002 gene encoding dnaJ protein homolog; this translates as MFGRAPKKSDNTKYYEILGVSKSASQDDLKKAYRKAAIKNHPDKGGDPEKFKELAQAYEVLSDPEKREIYDQYGEDALKEGMGGGGGGHDPFDIFQSFFGGSPFGGGGSSRGRRQRRGEDVTHPLKVSLEDLYNGTSKKLSLSRNVICSKCKGKGSKSGASMKCSGCQGSGMKVSIRHLGPSMIQQMQHPCNECKGTGETINDKDRCPQCKGEKVVQEKKVLEVVVEKGMQNGQKITFPGEADEAPDTVTGDIVFILQQREHPKFKRRGDDLIVEHTLSLTEALCGFQFILTHLDGRQLLIKSQPGEVVKPDQFKAINDEGMPMYQRPFMRGKLYIHFSVEFPESLPPDQCKALEAALPSRTSVQLSDMELDECEETTLHDVNFEEEMRRKQQQSAEAYDEDEDMHGGAQRVQCAQQ